From the Streptomyces sp. Sge12 genome, the window CGACGAGGGTGGACAGGAGGGTCGACTTGCCGGCGCCGTTGCGGCCCATGAGGGCGACGGTTTCGCCGGGAGCGACGGTGAGGGTGACCTCGTGCAGGGCCTGTACGCGGCCGCGGCGGACGGTGACCCGGTGGACCTCGGCGGGGCTGTCCCCGGGACCGGGCGCGGGAGCGGTGTCGCGAGCGGTGTCGGGGGTCGGCCGGCCGCGGCGGAGCAGCCGTGCGAGCAGCCCGGGGGCTCCGGCAACGGGGGCTCCGCCCCCGAACCCCCGCGCCTCAAACGCCGGCGAGGCTGGAAGATGCAGCTCCGCCGGCGTACGGGGCGCGGGATCCGGGGCGGAGCCCTGCGAAGCGGCGGGGCGGGCGGGTCCGGCCGCAGGGCTCGCCGCAGGCGACAGGCGGCCCGAGGGGTTCGACGGGGCCGGGCTCGCCGCAGGCGACAGGCGGGTCAGGAGGGGGGCCGAGCGGCGGCGGGCGTCGCGGATCGAGAGGGGGAGCGGGGACCAGCCCGCGAGGCGGCCCAGGGCGACCACCGGCGGGTGGACCGGGGAGACGGCCATGATCTCCGCCGGGCCGCCGATGACCGGGGCCGCGCCCGGCGAGGGCAGGAGCAGGACCCGGTCGGCGTACTGGACGACCCGCTCCAGGCGGTGCTCCGCCATCAGCACGGTCGTCCCCAGGTCGTGGACGAGGCGCTGGAGGACCGCGAGGACCTCCTCCGCCGCCGCCGGGTCGAGCGCGGACGTCGGCTCGTCCAGCACCAGCACCTTGGGGTGCGGGGTGAGGACCGAGCCGATCGCGACCCGCTGCTGCTGGCCGCCGGACAGCGTCGCGATCGGCCGGTCGCGAAGCTCGTTCAGGCCCAGCAGGTCCAGGGTCTCCTCCACCCGGCGGCGCATCACCGCAGGCGGCAGGCCCAGGGACTCCATGCCGTAGGCGAGTTCGTCCTCCACCGTGTCCGTCACGAAGTGCGCGAGCGGGTCCTGGCCGACCGTGCCGACCACGTCCGCGAGTTCGCGCGGCTTGTGGGTGCGGGTGTCGCGGCCGGCGACCGTGACCCGGCCGCGCAGGGTGCCGCCCGTGAAGTGCGGGACCAGCCCGGAGACCGCCCCCAGCAGGGTGGACTTGCCGACGCCCGACGGGCCGACCAGCAGCGTCAACTCCCCCTCGGGGATCTCCAGGTCGACGTCCCGCAGGGACGGGCCGGCCGCGCCTTCGTACGTGACCGACACCTGCTCGAAGCGGATCACTACGACGCCTCCTTGGGCGGAACGGGTGCCACGAAGGCGGGCAGCAGGCCGATCAGGATCGCGGCCGCCGGCCACAGCGGGAGCGTGGGGGCCGCGAGCGGGACCACGCCCGGGTGCAGAGCCGCCGGGTCGACGGAACCGGCGCGGATCAGCAGGGCGGCGACGGCCGCGCCCGAACCGGCGACCAGCCAGGCGCGCGGACCCCAGCGGTCCGGCCGGTAGCGGGTGCGCACCGAACGGCGGCCGCCCAGCCGCAGGCCGGCGACGGCCAGGGCGGCTCCGGCGCCGAGCACGGGGAGCCCGTACGCGGCGCCCTGCGCGGCGAGCAGGCCGTACGTGCCCGCGCACATGCCGAGGAGGCCGCCGAGGGTGAGGGCGTTGGTGGTGTGCCGGACCGCGGGCGGAACCTCGGCCGTGCGGCCGTAGCCGCGCGCGTCCATCGAGGCGGCGATGGCCACGGAACGCTCCAGGGCGCCCTCCAGGACCGGCAGGCCGATCTGGAGGATCGCCTTCACCCCGCCGGTGGGGCGGCCGCGCAGCCGCCGGGCGGTCCGCAGGCGCACGACGTCGGCGACCATGTTCGGCGCGAAGGTCATGGCGACGACGACGGCGACCCCGGCCTCGTACAGGGCGGCCGGGAGGGACTTCAGCAGCCGCGCCGGATTGGCGAGGGCGTTCGCGGCGCCGACGCACACCAGGAGGGTGGCCAGCTTCAGGCCGTCGTAGAAGGCGAAGACGAGCTGCTCGGCGGTGACGCGGCCGCCGAAGCGGATGCCCTGGGCCCAGGCCGGGAGCGGGATCTCCGGGAGGGTGAACAGGAGGTGCGAGCCGGGGAGGGGGGAGCCGAGCAGCATGGAGAAGACCAGGCGCAGGCCGATGACGAAGAGGCCGAGCTTGAGGAAGGCGCCGTAGGAACGGGCCCAGGGCGCATCGGTGCGGCGCACCGCGACCACGTACCCGGCGACGCCGATGACCAGCCCGAGGAGGAGCGGGTTGGTCGTGCGGGAGGCGGCGGTGGCGAGGCCGAGGGCCCACAGCCACCAGGCCCCCGCGTGCAGGGCGGTGGCCCGACCGGCCTGCGGGGGCCTCCACCTTTCGTACGTCGACCGGTGCGGTGGGACCTGCGCCGCGGCCTCGCGGTGGGCCTGCGGCCATGCCCGGCGGGTTCCGGCGCCCGTGGGCGTGGTGCGGGGCGCCCCGGCGGCGGGAGGCGCGGCCCGGCGTCCGGTGTTCGTGGCCGTGGTGCGGGTATCCCGGGTGGTCGGCGTGGCGTCATCGCCGGCACGGGCATCGGCGGCGGGAGCGGTTCGGGGGGTGCCGGTGGGCGGGGTGGGCGGTTCGGCGTCGTTGCCGGGGTGCGCCTCGGCGGCGGGGCCCGTCATCGGGTGCGGCGGCGGGACTGCCAGACGGCGGCCGCGGCCAGGGCGGCCACCGCGGCGATGCCCGCGAGCAGACCCGCGGACGGGCCCCCGCCCGACTTCGGAGCGGCGGACTGCGCCGGAGCCGGGGTCGCGGACTGCGCCGCGCCGTCGGCGACCTGGTCGCCGCAGCCCTGCTTCGGGTAGCCGGAGATCGCGCACAGCAGCGCCGCGCTGTTGTAGCGCAGCGGCTTGGCGACCGCGGCCAGCGCCTCGGCCGCCGTGGCGTCCGGAGCCACCTGCGCGCAGGCCGTGCGCGGGGCGGCCTCGGGCGGGGTGTCGCCGCCCGGGGCGTCGGCCGGGACGCCGAAGTCGATGACGAGCGCCACCCGCTTGCGGCCCTCCACCGCGG encodes:
- a CDS encoding ABC transporter ATP-binding protein is translated as MIRFEQVSVTYEGAAGPSLRDVDLEIPEGELTLLVGPSGVGKSTLLGAVSGLVPHFTGGTLRGRVTVAGRDTRTHKPRELADVVGTVGQDPLAHFVTDTVEDELAYGMESLGLPPAVMRRRVEETLDLLGLNELRDRPIATLSGGQQQRVAIGSVLTPHPKVLVLDEPTSALDPAAAEEVLAVLQRLVHDLGTTVLMAEHRLERVVQYADRVLLLPSPGAAPVIGGPAEIMAVSPVHPPVVALGRLAGWSPLPLSIRDARRRSAPLLTRLSPAASPAPSNPSGRLSPAASPAAGPARPAASQGSAPDPAPRTPAELHLPASPAFEARGFGGGAPVAGAPGLLARLLRRGRPTPDTARDTAPAPGPGDSPAEVHRVTVRRGRVQALHEVTLTVAPGETVALMGRNGAGKSTLLSTLVGTVAPTTGEVTVGGRTPHRTPPPEMVRRVGLVPQEPRDLLYADTVAAECAAADSDAAAAPGTCRALVSALLPDVPDDIHPRDLSEGQRLALALALVLTGRPALLLLDEPTRGLDYAAKVRLIEILRGLAAEGHAIVLATHDVELAAELAHRVVILAGGEVVADGPTAEVVVSSPAFAPQVAKILAPGHWLTVTQVAEALEAAEAR
- a CDS encoding energy-coupling factor transporter transmembrane component T, with the translated sequence MTGPAAEAHPGNDAEPPTPPTGTPRTAPAADARAGDDATPTTRDTRTTATNTGRRAAPPAAGAPRTTPTGAGTRRAWPQAHREAAAQVPPHRSTYERWRPPQAGRATALHAGAWWLWALGLATAASRTTNPLLLGLVIGVAGYVVAVRRTDAPWARSYGAFLKLGLFVIGLRLVFSMLLGSPLPGSHLLFTLPEIPLPAWAQGIRFGGRVTAEQLVFAFYDGLKLATLLVCVGAANALANPARLLKSLPAALYEAGVAVVVAMTFAPNMVADVVRLRTARRLRGRPTGGVKAILQIGLPVLEGALERSVAIAASMDARGYGRTAEVPPAVRHTTNALTLGGLLGMCAGTYGLLAAQGAAYGLPVLGAGAALAVAGLRLGGRRSVRTRYRPDRWGPRAWLVAGSGAAVAALLIRAGSVDPAALHPGVVPLAAPTLPLWPAAAILIGLLPAFVAPVPPKEAS
- a CDS encoding SCO2322 family protein; protein product: MRRRLPAVALALGIALALLAAAPALAAGYRYWSFWDGAGGRWTYATQGPSLARPADGAVQGFRFSVSRDAAEQAAQPRTAADFEAVCGATAAVEGRKRVALVIDFGVPADAPGGDTPPEAAPRTACAQVAPDATAAEALAAVAKPLRYNSAALLCAISGYPKQGCGDQVADGAAQSATPAPAQSAAPKSGGGPSAGLLAGIAAVAALAAAAVWQSRRRTR